A segment of the Nostoc sp. TCL26-01 genome:
AAAGAAGGAGGTAAATAACACCAGTGTCAAAGCTAATCTCCGCCTGGAAGAAGACGAAACATTACTTTGGCAGGCTGTAGAGCTTGCCCATTCTCTCGTTTCCCAGCTCAAGTCAAAGCAGGAGCGCTAATCGCTCTTCGTTATCTCTCAAAGCGTCACCACATAGAAAGCATGACGATTACAGACGATCTCCAAAAGTTGTTAGACATTTTGCCCCAAGACCTGCGACAAGTACTAGAGAATCATCCCAAACGAGATAGTTTAGTAGAAGTGGTCTTGGACTTGGGACGACTACCTGAAGCGCGTTTTCCCAATCAAGCCGAGTATTTAAGTGAAACACCAGTCACTCAAGCACAAATAGATGATTGTATTCAAAGAGTAGGAAACTTTGGTGGAGATAATCGAGCAGGAATTGAGCAAACTTTGCATCGGATCAGTGCCATCCGCAACCGTAATGGTAAAATTATTGGCTTGACTTGTCGTGTCGGTCGAGCTGTCTTCGGTACAATTGGCATGATCCGCGATTTGGTCGAAACTGGTAAATCGATTCTCATGCTGGGTCGTCCAGGTGTAGGTAAAACTACAGCCTTAAGAGAAATTGCCCGTGTATTAGCCGATGAATTGCATAAACGGGTTGTGATTATAGATACCTCCAACGAAATCGCAGGTGATGGTGATGTTGCTCATCCTGCCATAGGTCGTGCCAGACGGATGCAAGTAGCACACCCAGAACTTCAACATCAAGTAATGATTGAAGCAGTGGAAAACCATATGCCCGAAGTCATTGTCATTGATGAAATTGGTACAGAATTGGAAGCATTAGCTGCTCGTACCATTGCTGAACGGGGTGTACAGTTAGTAGGTACTGCCCACGGCAACCAGATAGAAAACCTCATCAAAAATCCCACATTGTCTGATTTAGTTGGTGGTATTCAAGCTGTGACGCTGGGAGACGATGAAGCCAGAAGAAGAGGTAGTCAAAAAACTGTTTTGGAACGCAAAGCTCCTCCTACCTTTGAGATTGCCGTAGAAATGTTGGAACGGCAGCGCTGGGTAGTCCACGAAAGCGTAGCTGATACAGTCGATAATCTTCTCAGAGGACGGCAACCCAGTCCACAAACAAGAACTGTTGATGATCAAGGTAAAGTTGCAATTACAAGGCAGTTAGCAGTTGTTAATGGTCGTGGTGGCAACTTAGCAACATCTGAAGAATCTTTCTCGCCTGCTAGACAATCAACTGGCTGGCGTTCATCAGGACAAATGTTAGCAATACCATCATTACCTTTAGAACGAGAAAAAGTTGGACAAAGCGAATTTGATCGTTTACTAGACGAATCCTTTAACTACTCGGAAAGCATTGATTTCAGTGCTACCAGACAAGCCGGGCCAAATGGTGAAGATTTACCATTACACATTTACCCATATGGTGTCAGTCGCCATCAGCTAGAACAAGTCATCAGTGTCCTAACTTTACCAGTTGTTTTGACAAAAGATATTGATAGTGCAGATGCAATTTTGGCATTGCGATCGCACGTTAAAAACCACGCTAAACTCAGGCAAATGGCTAAAGCTCGTCATGTACCAATTCATGTTATTAAATCCAGCACTATTCCTCAGATTACTCGTGGGTTACGTCGCTTACTGAACATTGATGATCCTGAAGTTGGTGATGAGCGAGAACTACAACTGTTTCTACACAATGGTAGCGATGATGAAATGGATGCCTTAGAAGAAGCTAGACTTGCTGTAGAACAAATTGTTATTCCTAAAGGACAACCAGTTGAATTATTACCACGTTCCCCGCAAGTTCGCAAAATGCAACATGAATTGGTAGAACATTATCGGCTCAAGTCCCATAGTTTTGGCGAAGAACCGAATCGGCGCTTGCGGATTTATCCGGCGTAATCTTGCGTAATACTGTAAAACTTCCAAACCAAAAGCCCCTGGAGACGTAGAGTCAAGGGGCTGATGAGAAAAGAAGACCTGGCGAAGAGCGATTGTAGCAGAGGGCGACCCCTAAACTATCGTAGCCGCAGCAGCGTTTCACAACTGAGTTCGGGAAGGGGTCAGAGTGGTTCCACCGCGCAATCAACACCAGGAAAAGCTGTAGAGTCAAAGACCCTGAAGACTGCAAAAAACGCGAAACCAAAGAATGAGAGGTCAAGCCCTCGGTCTGTTAGCACGGCTCGGCTGCATACATTACTGCACTTCCACCTACCGCCTAAGAACGGGTGTTCTGCCCGTGACCTTACCTACTTAAAGTAGTGAGAACACTCATCTTGAGGTGGGCTTCCCACTTAGATGCTTTCAGCGGTTATCCACTCCGCACTTGGCTACCCAGCGTTTACAGTTGGTACAATAACTGGTACACCAGCGGTGCGTCCTTCCCGGTCCTCTCGTACTAAGGAAGGCTCCTCGCAATGTTCTAACGCCTGCACCGGATATGGACCGAACTGTCTCACGACGTTCTGAACCCAGCTCACGTACCGCTTTAATGGGCGAACAGCCCAACCCTTGGGACGTACTTCCGCCCCAGGTTGCGATGAGCCGACATCGAGGTGCCAAACCTCCCCGTCGATGTGGACTCTTGGGGGAGATCAGCCTGTTATCCCTAGAGTAACTTTTATCCGTTGAGCGACGGCCATTCCATACTGCGCCGTCGGATCACTAAGGCCTACTTTCGTACCTGCGCGACTTGTCGGTCTTG
Coding sequences within it:
- a CDS encoding R3H domain-containing nucleic acid-binding protein, which produces MTITDDLQKLLDILPQDLRQVLENHPKRDSLVEVVLDLGRLPEARFPNQAEYLSETPVTQAQIDDCIQRVGNFGGDNRAGIEQTLHRISAIRNRNGKIIGLTCRVGRAVFGTIGMIRDLVETGKSILMLGRPGVGKTTALREIARVLADELHKRVVIIDTSNEIAGDGDVAHPAIGRARRMQVAHPELQHQVMIEAVENHMPEVIVIDEIGTELEALAARTIAERGVQLVGTAHGNQIENLIKNPTLSDLVGGIQAVTLGDDEARRRGSQKTVLERKAPPTFEIAVEMLERQRWVVHESVADTVDNLLRGRQPSPQTRTVDDQGKVAITRQLAVVNGRGGNLATSEESFSPARQSTGWRSSGQMLAIPSLPLEREKVGQSEFDRLLDESFNYSESIDFSATRQAGPNGEDLPLHIYPYGVSRHQLEQVISVLTLPVVLTKDIDSADAILALRSHVKNHAKLRQMAKARHVPIHVIKSSTIPQITRGLRRLLNIDDPEVGDERELQLFLHNGSDDEMDALEEARLAVEQIVIPKGQPVELLPRSPQVRKMQHELVEHYRLKSHSFGEEPNRRLRIYPA